In Zingiber officinale cultivar Zhangliang chromosome 6A, Zo_v1.1, whole genome shotgun sequence, a single genomic region encodes these proteins:
- the LOC121995116 gene encoding uncharacterized protein LOC121995116, whose translation MIAAVSKLKGCIRQIEELNPSGASEEDIMNRAQMLLVQDPNYSKGFKCGHVWSILQGIEKFNNDNVKAASTRVQRQTAQADYSQSYNLEKDVYSPSSPHVSSFNLNITDSDSGGTSTKGPIGVKKAKLKRKNEQQFSKMVSQNDELVAALDRSTNVAMFKEENKILFKDLNTIADSIMREFIRSEQVRIMQKRTENQKSQSTPHQGEGSRINSSQEEEQGSQDPLNDSGKFYDYFGGLLGGNLPEY comes from the exons ATGATTGCTGCTGTTTCCAAATTGAAGGGTTGCATACGACAAATCGAAGAATTGAATCCAAGTGGAGCATCAGAGGAAGATATT ATGAATCGTGCTCAAATGTTATTAGTACAAGACCCTAATTACTCAAAGGGCTTCAAATGTGGACATGTGTGGAGCATTCTTCAAGGTATTGAGAAATTCAACAATGACAACGTCAAAGCTGCATCTACGAGAGTGCAACGACAAACTGCTCAAGCTGATTATTCTCAATCATATAATCTCGAGAAAGATGTTTATTCACCTTCATCTCCACATGTCTCTTCGTTTAATCTTAACATCACTGATTCAGACAGTGGTGGTACTTCAACTAAAGGACCTATTGGGGTGAAGAAAGCAAAACTAAAGAGAAAGAATGAACAACAATTCAGTAAAATGGTTTCACAGAATGACGAACTTGTTGCGGCCTTGGATCGAAGTACTAATGTTGCTATGTTCAAGGAagagaataaaattttattcaaagaTTTGAATACTATTGCTGATTCGATAATGCGTGAATTTATTCGCAGTGAACAAGTCAGAATTATGCAAAAGAGGACTGAAAACCAAAAATCTCAATCAACTCCACATCAAGGAGAAGGATCTAGGATCAATTCgtctcaagaagaagaacaaggatCTCAAGATCCTTTGAATGATTCCGGTAAATTTTATGATTACTTCGGTGGCTTATTAGGAGGTAATTTGCCAGAATATTAA
- the LOC121995117 gene encoding uncharacterized protein LOC121995117 produces the protein MTAAFRILAYGVPTDATDEYIKIGESTAIESVKRCCRAVVEVFGGQYLRSPNANDVVRLLHISEQRGFPGIAPPARYVIQGKEYNMGYYLADGPSRFWQKNILHDIMTSCIIMHNMIIEDERDMNTSIVDQGEVLSAADVDTAVDDNI, from the exons ATGACAGCTGCATTTCGAATATTGGCATATGGTGTACCGACAGACGCTACTGATGAGTACATCAAAATAGGAGAATCAACTGCCATAGAAAGTGTGAAAAGATGTTGTCGTGCTGTTGTTGAAGTATTTGGAGGACAATACCTGCGATCACCCAATGCTAATGATGTTGTTAGACTTCTTCATATTAGTGAGCAACGTGGTTTTCCTG GTATTGCTCCCCCTGCTCGTTATGTCATTCAAGGAAAAGAGTACAACATGGGTTACTATTTAGCTGATG GACCTTCACGTTTTTGGCAGAAAAATATTTTGCATGATATAATGACTTCATGTATTATTATGCATAATATGATAATTGAAGATGAGCGCGATATGAATACATCAATTGTTGATCAAGGTGAAGTCTTGTCGGCTGCAGATGTTGATACAGCAGTAGATGACAATATCTAA